A genomic segment from Diospyros lotus cultivar Yz01 chromosome 5, ASM1463336v1, whole genome shotgun sequence encodes:
- the LOC127800996 gene encoding 1-aminocyclopropane-1-carboxylate synthase 1-like produces MMNTTGSGNHHHRLLSKIATNDEHGENSLYFHGWKAYDDNPFHLSQNPNGVIQMGLAENQLSFDLIEDWMKKNQRASICTTEGVQMFKEIANFQDYHGLPELRNAVAKFMGKARGGRAEFDPERIVMCGGATGANELLMFCLADPGDAFLVPSPYYPAFDRDLRWRTGVKLLPIECKSSDSFRITREALEEAYEKASESNIRVKGLIIGNPSNPLGTIMDRNTLKSLVSFVNDKNIHFVCDEIYAATVFKQPEFISVSEIIQEMDCNLDLIHVVYSLSKDMGMPGFRVGIVYSYNDKVVTCARKMSSFGLVSSQTQHLLASMLSDDEFVERFIGESSRRLEKRHRIFTEGLKEVEIKCLEGNAGLFCYCVPFVFGRL; encoded by the exons ATGATGAATACTACTGGGTCTGGGAATCATCATCATCGGCTTTTGTCCAAGATTGCAACCAACGATGAACATGGAGAGAATTCTCTCTACTTCCATGGCTGGAAGGCATACGATGATAATCCTTTTCATCTTAGCCAGAACCCTAATGGAGTCATCCAAATGGGTCTCGCTGAAAACcag CTATCCTTTGACCTAATCGAAGACTGGATGAAGAAAAACCAAAGAGCATCAATCTGCACCACTGAAGGAGTGCAAATGTTCAAGGAAATCGCCAACTTCCAGGATTATCACGGCTTGCCGGAGCTTAGAAAT GCTGTGGCTAAGTTCATGGGAAAAGCAAGAGGTGGAAGGGCGGAGTTCGATCCAGAGAGGATAGTGATGTGCGGGGGAGCAACTGGAGCTAATGAACTGTTGATGTTCTGTCTGGCTGATCCCGGCGATGCATTTCTCGTTCCTTCACCTTACTATCCAGC ATTTGATCGAGACCTAAGATGGCGAACCGGAGTGAAACTGCTGCCGATTGAATGTAAGAGCTCCGACAGCTTCAGAATCACCAGAGAGGCACTGGAAGAGGCGTATGAGAAAGCTTCAGAATCCAACATCAGAGTAAAGGGCTTGATCATAGGAAATCCATCCAATCCACTGGGCACCATCATGGACAGAAACACTCTCAAAAGCTTAGTATCCTTCGTCAACGACAAGAACATCCACTTCGTCTGCGACGAAATCTACGCCGCCACCGTCTTTAAGCAGCCCGAATTCATCAGCGTTTCGGAGATCATCCAGGAAATGGACTGCAACCTAGACTTGATTCATGTCGTTTACAGTTTGTCCAAGGACATGGGGATGCCTGGATTTAGGGTCGGCATCGTTTACTCTTACAACGACAAAGTGGTGACCTGCGCCCGGAAGATGTCGAGCTTCGGCTTGGTTTCGTCCCAGACGCAGCACCTTCTTGCTTCGATGCTCTCTGACGATGAGTTCGTGGAGAGGTTCATCGGCGAGAGCTCGAGAAGGCTGGAAAAGAGGCACAGAATCTTCACGGAAGGGCTGAAGGAAGTGGAGATCAAATGCTTAGAAGGCAACGCCGGCCTGTTTTGCTACTGTGTACCATTTGTGTTTGGAAGATTGTAG